The following proteins are co-located in the Poecile atricapillus isolate bPoeAtr1 chromosome 2, bPoeAtr1.hap1, whole genome shotgun sequence genome:
- the LYN gene encoding tyrosine-protein kinase Lyn isoform X2: MGCIKSKRKENLHGDGLDLKNQPANPEAQLLPGQRFVSQDAEEHGVIVVALYPYDGIHEEDLSFKKGEKLKVIEESGEWWRAKSLTTRKEGFIPSNYVAKVNTLETEEWFFKDITRKDAERQLLAPGNGPGAFLIRESETLKGSYSLSIRDYDPEHGDVIKHYKIRSLDNGGFYISPRITFPNINDMIKHYQRQSDGLCRKLEKACISPKPQKPWDKDAWEIPRESIKLVKKLGAGQFGEVWMGYYHNSTKVAVKTLKPGTMSVQAFLEEANLMKTLQHDKLVRLYAVVTKEEPIYIITEFMAKGSLLDFLKSDEGSKLLLPKLIDFSAQIAEGMAYIERKNYIHRDLRAANVLVSDLLMCKIADFGLARVIEDNEYTAREGAKFPIKWTAPEAINYGSFTIKSDVWSFGILLYEIVTYGKIPYPGMSNSDVMVALQRGYRMPRMETCPAELYDIMKTCWKDKAEERPTFDYLQSVLDDFYTATEGQYQQQP, translated from the exons ATGGGGTGTataaaatcaaaaaggaaagagaatctGCATGGAGATGGGCTAGATTTGAAGAATCAACCA GCAAATCCAGAAGCACAGCTCTTACCAGGACAGAGGTTTGTCAGTCAAG ATGCAGAGGAGCATGGAGTCATTGTGGTAGCTTTGTATCCCTATGATGGCATTCATGAAGAGGACTTGTCCttcaaaaaaggagaaaaactgaaAGTTATTGAGGA atctGGAGAATGGTGGAGAGCGAAATCTCTCACTACAAGAAAAGAAGGTTTCATTCCCAGCAACTATGTAGCAAAAGTAAACACCCTGGAAACTGAAGA ATGGTTCTTCAAAGACATAACCCGCAAAGATGCTGAAAGACAACTCCTGGCTCCTGGAAATGGTCCTGGAGCTTTCCTTATAAGAGAAAGTGAAACATTAAAAG GCAGCTATTCTCTCTCCATACGAGACTATGATCCAGAGCATGGCGACGTTATTAAGCACTACAAAATCAGGAGTCTAGACAATGGAGGTTTTTACATCTCTCCAAGAATAACTTTTCCTAACATCAATGATATGATCAAACATTACCAAA GGCAATCAGATGGTTTATGCAGAAAGTTGGAAAAAGCTTGTATTAGTCCCAAACCTCAAAAACCATGGGATAAAGATGCATGGGAAATTCCACGGGAATCAATTAAATTAGTGAAGAAACTTGGAGCTGGTCAGTTTGGAGAAGTCTGGATGG GTTACTATCATAACAGCACCAAAGTGGCTGTGAAGACTCTGAAGCCTGGAACAATGTCTGTGCAAGCCTTCCTGGAGGAAGCCAACCTCATGAAAACACTTCAGCATGATAAACTTGTCAGGCTTTATGCTGTAGTGACCAAAGAAGAGCCTATTTATATTATAACAGAATTCATGGCAAAAG GAAGTTTGCTGGATTTTCTAAAGAGTGATGAAGGAAGTAAATTGTTGCTTCCAAAGCTAATTGACTTCTCTGCTCAg ATTGCAGAAGGGATGGCATACATAGAACGAAAAAATTATATCCATCGAGATTTGAGAGCAGCGAATGTTCTGGTGTCAGACTTACTGATGTGCAAAATTGCTGATTTTGGACTGGCGAGGGTGATCGAAGACAATGAATACACAGCAAGGGAAg gtgcAAAATTCCCTATTAAATGGACAGCACCAGAGGCAATTAACTATGGCTCTTTCACTATTAAATCTGATGTGTGGTCATTTGGGATTCTCCTGTATGAAATTGTTACATATGGAAAGATTCCTTATCCAG GGATGAGCAATTCTGATGTGATGGTTGCTCTTCAGCGTGGGTACCGAATGCCACGCATGGAAACCTGCCCAGCTGAGCTTTACGATATCATGAAAACATGCTGGAAAGACAAAGCAGAAGAGAGACCAACCTTTGATTACCTACAGAGTGTGCTTGATGACTTCTACACAGCAACAGAAGGGCAGTATCAACAACAGCCATAG
- the LYN gene encoding tyrosine-protein kinase Lyn isoform X1 — MGCIKSKRKENLHGDGLDLKNQPVRKTERTIYVRDPTSNKQQRPANPEAQLLPGQRFVSQDAEEHGVIVVALYPYDGIHEEDLSFKKGEKLKVIEESGEWWRAKSLTTRKEGFIPSNYVAKVNTLETEEWFFKDITRKDAERQLLAPGNGPGAFLIRESETLKGSYSLSIRDYDPEHGDVIKHYKIRSLDNGGFYISPRITFPNINDMIKHYQRQSDGLCRKLEKACISPKPQKPWDKDAWEIPRESIKLVKKLGAGQFGEVWMGYYHNSTKVAVKTLKPGTMSVQAFLEEANLMKTLQHDKLVRLYAVVTKEEPIYIITEFMAKGSLLDFLKSDEGSKLLLPKLIDFSAQIAEGMAYIERKNYIHRDLRAANVLVSDLLMCKIADFGLARVIEDNEYTAREGAKFPIKWTAPEAINYGSFTIKSDVWSFGILLYEIVTYGKIPYPGMSNSDVMVALQRGYRMPRMETCPAELYDIMKTCWKDKAEERPTFDYLQSVLDDFYTATEGQYQQQP; from the exons ATGGGGTGTataaaatcaaaaaggaaagagaatctGCATGGAGATGGGCTAGATTTGAAGAATCAACCAGTACGTAAAACTGAACGAACTATTTATGTGAGGGATCCAACGTCCAATAAACAGCAAAGGCCA GCAAATCCAGAAGCACAGCTCTTACCAGGACAGAGGTTTGTCAGTCAAG ATGCAGAGGAGCATGGAGTCATTGTGGTAGCTTTGTATCCCTATGATGGCATTCATGAAGAGGACTTGTCCttcaaaaaaggagaaaaactgaaAGTTATTGAGGA atctGGAGAATGGTGGAGAGCGAAATCTCTCACTACAAGAAAAGAAGGTTTCATTCCCAGCAACTATGTAGCAAAAGTAAACACCCTGGAAACTGAAGA ATGGTTCTTCAAAGACATAACCCGCAAAGATGCTGAAAGACAACTCCTGGCTCCTGGAAATGGTCCTGGAGCTTTCCTTATAAGAGAAAGTGAAACATTAAAAG GCAGCTATTCTCTCTCCATACGAGACTATGATCCAGAGCATGGCGACGTTATTAAGCACTACAAAATCAGGAGTCTAGACAATGGAGGTTTTTACATCTCTCCAAGAATAACTTTTCCTAACATCAATGATATGATCAAACATTACCAAA GGCAATCAGATGGTTTATGCAGAAAGTTGGAAAAAGCTTGTATTAGTCCCAAACCTCAAAAACCATGGGATAAAGATGCATGGGAAATTCCACGGGAATCAATTAAATTAGTGAAGAAACTTGGAGCTGGTCAGTTTGGAGAAGTCTGGATGG GTTACTATCATAACAGCACCAAAGTGGCTGTGAAGACTCTGAAGCCTGGAACAATGTCTGTGCAAGCCTTCCTGGAGGAAGCCAACCTCATGAAAACACTTCAGCATGATAAACTTGTCAGGCTTTATGCTGTAGTGACCAAAGAAGAGCCTATTTATATTATAACAGAATTCATGGCAAAAG GAAGTTTGCTGGATTTTCTAAAGAGTGATGAAGGAAGTAAATTGTTGCTTCCAAAGCTAATTGACTTCTCTGCTCAg ATTGCAGAAGGGATGGCATACATAGAACGAAAAAATTATATCCATCGAGATTTGAGAGCAGCGAATGTTCTGGTGTCAGACTTACTGATGTGCAAAATTGCTGATTTTGGACTGGCGAGGGTGATCGAAGACAATGAATACACAGCAAGGGAAg gtgcAAAATTCCCTATTAAATGGACAGCACCAGAGGCAATTAACTATGGCTCTTTCACTATTAAATCTGATGTGTGGTCATTTGGGATTCTCCTGTATGAAATTGTTACATATGGAAAGATTCCTTATCCAG GGATGAGCAATTCTGATGTGATGGTTGCTCTTCAGCGTGGGTACCGAATGCCACGCATGGAAACCTGCCCAGCTGAGCTTTACGATATCATGAAAACATGCTGGAAAGACAAAGCAGAAGAGAGACCAACCTTTGATTACCTACAGAGTGTGCTTGATGACTTCTACACAGCAACAGAAGGGCAGTATCAACAACAGCCATAG